From the Candidatus Pelagibacter sp. IMCC9063 genome, the window AAAATTTCATTTAAAGATAATCAATTAGAAATAGGATTCTTTGATAAAGGAAAACCTGTCATTCCTGAGAATATTCAGCACCGAAAATTAGATGATATTAAGCCAGGAGGGCTAGGTACTTTTTTTATTAAACAAATTATGGATGAGGCTGTTTTTAAAAAAGACCAAAAAGGTTGGGTTAACCATCTTGTTTTAACAAAAACAATCTAACCAATTAATGCTCCCACATTA encodes:
- a CDS encoding ATP-binding protein; this translates as MTLSESKDFVVHSSNLKEVRIFSREVFEKINLPQEQKDELVLAIAEAAQNIVKHAYKDVEETKDKMQIKISFKDNQLEIGFFDKGKPVIPENIQHRKLDDIKPGGLGTFFIKQIMDEAVFKKDQKGWVNHLVLTKTI